GGTGCTCGGGCTCACGATCCTCTCGCCGCCGTACACGATGGACGGCGACGACATCACGCGCGACATGGGCGCGCTCGTGCCCGTGCCGGTTGTCGTGCGCGCCGCGATCGTCGGTGTCGAAGGCGACGACGACCGCGTGATCGAGGTGATCGAGTACCCGTCGGTC
This genomic window from Acidimicrobiia bacterium contains:
- a CDS encoding VOC family protein; protein product: MITGLAHTALRVADVDTAVEWYREVLGLTILSPPYTMDGDDITRDMGALVPVPVVVRAAIVGVEGDDDRVIEVIEYPSV